The Helianthus annuus cultivar XRQ/B chromosome 11, HanXRQr2.0-SUNRISE, whole genome shotgun sequence region TCCCGTGGCAGCACTTTATCAATCAAGTGTTGGCCACTCAAGGGAACAATAGTAATAGCAACAATGCAGGTGCAGGGGCTGAAGAAGACCTGGCCAAGCCTTATAGGCCAAGTAACCTCTCATGCTTTTCACAGCAAATAAccgattatgattttcaaacaaAGATCAAGATGCCAGCCCACATCAAAACATATGATGGTACTGAAGATCCTGaagaccatcttcagatctttacTGGTGCCGCAAGAATTGagaaatggtcaaatgctgaatgttgttTAATGTGCATGCAAACCCTTGTCGGATCagccagaatctggttcaatgaTTTACCTGCTCGAAGCGTTCGAAGCTTCAATGACCTTAGCAAGGGGTTCCTGGCCAATTTCTCCTAGCAGAGGCGATATGTTAAAGATGCTACAGTGATCTTTCAGATCAAGCAAAGAGATGACGAAAGCCTTCGAGAGTTCATAGAAAGATACAAAAAGGAAGGTCTAACATATGTAGGGGCAGATGAAAAAAGGAGGgtggccggttttatgaacgccattaCATCCAAATATCTCACAAGAGATTTCAATAAATCCCTGCCCAAGACCTTGGAAGAAGCTCTCGAAAGGGCTGAAGCCCACATCCGGGGAGAGGAGGCAGTAGACATTaaggaacaaaggaaaagaggatccaGCTGACGAGGCAACAGTCCAGCTAGAAAAAGGGGAAACTTTAACTCCTATGACAGATGCCAAAAGGTTTCGgaccatcgaaggtctgaaggtCGGAACCCTCCCAGCAGGGAGAAAGGCATAAGTTTCACACCCTTTACCAAGACTCCTCAAGAAATCCTCGCAACAGAAGAAGTCAAACAAAATTTTCAGCCTCCTAGGCCTCTCCCTAAAAGCAGAAAGAATGAAAATTCCACACAATACTGCGAATTTCATGAAGAGAAGGGGcaccacaccaatgattgcttccaacttAAAAAAGAATTGAAGAAGCCGTTAAGTCAGGAGAACTTGCTCACTTGGTGAAAGGAGTTagggacaaaatggctgaaggaaatggcaaggaagtcaatatggtggaTTTTGATGGAAGGGTCCCACAGAAAAGACAACGGTTGGAGGCTTGGGAGCTTCAATGTGTTTGTTTCCCTCCGACAGAAAAAGACCCAGTTTCAAACCCTCTTGTGGTAAAAGCAACTGTTGGAACATTACAAACAAGCagagcatacatagacactggtgctgccactgaaatcatgttcgaaaagttcttcaaccgtttgagcaatgaagaacgttcaaggctttaACCCTCTgggacctccataaaaggtattgccAATATACCCCTTAAGCCTTTAGGGCAACTGACGCTTAATGTTCGTTTCAGCGAAGGTCAAAACAAAGAATCCAACCactcacctttgtggttatcaacataccTTCAAACTATGATGTGATCATTGGAAGGCCGGGGCAGTGTGCATTCTATATGGCCgtgtctgttggccatggcactgtcaaatTTCCCACCGAGAGGGGAATAGTAACCCTTCAACCTTCTCAGGAGGCCTACCTGGTTGAAGGTGAAAGTTCCAAAAGTGAAGAAGACAAACAAAGGTTAatcataaatcctaagtaccctgaaCAGAGGATAAGGGTCAATCCAAGCCTTTCACAAGAAACCCTCTCGTATCTCGAAAAATTGCTAACACATTACAGTGATGTCTTTGCTTGGTGTCCGGAAGACATGACAGGCATCCCTCAAAGCATCGCTGAACACGAGTTGAGAATACCACCAGATGTCAAgcctgttgtccaaaagaaaagaagtctAGCACCTGAGAGAAGCCTGGCTGCTTGCCAAGAAGTTGAAAAGCTTGTGTCAGTCAGCATTCTAtgagaagtcaagtaccaatctTGGGTTGCAAACCCGGTGATGGTTCGAAAGCCAGACAATTCttggaggatgtgcatagacttcaaGGATCTCAACAAGGCTTGCCCTAAAGATTGCTACCCATTACCAGAAATCGATCTCAAGGTTGACTCCCTCTCCGGCTACCCTTTCAAGTGTTTCCTTGATGCTTACAAGGGTTAccaccaaatcctcatgaaggAAGAGGATGAAGAAAAGACCGCGTTCCACACAGACAAGGGGatcttttgttatcaaaagatgccttttggcctcaaaaacgcCGGAGCAACCTGCCAACGTCTTGTTGACAAGGCCTTTGAGACTCAAATCGgtagaaacatggaggcatatgtcgacgacttggtgatcaaaagcaagacggaatatcaaatgctcgatgacgtccaagaaaccttcaagaacCTAAGGAAGGTCAACATGAAACTCAACCCTGAAAAATGATCATTTGGGTTTGAGGAGGGTAAGTTCTTGGGTCATATTGTTGGGAAACAAAGCATCAAGGCTAATCCAAACAAGGTGAGAGCTGTTCTTGAAGCCAAACCACTAAAAACCAAGAAGaaggttgaaagcttaaatggGAAGCTTGTAGCCTTGAAGCTTTTTACCTCAAAGTTGGCGGAAAGGTCTCTCCCCTTTTTCAAAACGCTCAAGGGTTGCACCGATAAGAAAGACTTCAAATGGACTGAAGAGGCTGAAGAAGCCTTTAACCAAATGAAGCAACACCTAACTTCCCTACCTGACATGGCAGCCCCAGAAACGGGAGAACTAATCTCAGTATACCTCTCAGTTCCTGAAGAAGCAATAAGCGCGGTCCTCACCATTGAACGAGATAAAATCCAGGTACCAGtttatttcttcagcaaaactctaaaattggctgaaaccaaatatcctcctcTGGAAAAACTTGCACTAGCCCaagttcaaacagctagaaggcttcgaaggtatttccaagcgcaccctatacaagtggtcaccgacCAACCTATTAGGAGGgtgcttgaaaaaccagaaaacttgggacgattagccaaatgggaagtggaactaggtgaacataacatcacctatgtcccaagaAAAGCCATCAAAGCCCAAGTCTCGGCTGATTTCATTGTAGAAGTCCCAATGCAAACTGTCACTGAAGTGAACACAACTGCCACTGAACCCTCAAACCTTGAAGCCTGGAAGCTTGTTactgatggggcttcaagcgttgaagggtcaggggctgggcttattctgatcaacccagaagggttagaattcacatatgctcttcgcTTTGATTTTCAGACAACCAACAACGAagctgaatacgaagcactgataGCAGGCTTAAGACTAGCTAAAGAAATGAAGgtccaaaagcttgaagtgttcacagactcATTGCTGGTATCAAGCCAAGTGAATGATAGCTATATTGCAAAGGAGCCCAACATGAAAAGATACAAAGAAAAATCAAAAGAATTGATGAACATCTTCCAAACATGTACCATCAAGCAAATTCCCAGGTCTCAAAACAAAAAAGCGGATGCCTTGAGTAAACTTGCATCTCTCACTTTTGCCCACCTTACAAAAAAAGGTATTGGTAGAAGTGTTAAAGGCTTCATCAATTGATGAGTTAGAAGTTCAAGATGTAATCGCCGaagaagatccaaattggatgactccaatcaagaAATTCCTCAAAAATGGTGAATTGCCTAATGACCAAACAGAGGCTGAAAGGTttaagatcaaggcaaggcagtaTGTTCTACAAGGTGAAACCCTATATAAAAAGGGTTACCTCGtacccttgctaagatgtgttggtcccgaGCAAAGTCAGTATTTGGTCAAAGAGGTTCATGAAGgtatatgtggagctcattttggagctagatcGGTGGTTGCCAAACTTATGAACCTTGGGTACTTTTGGCCCTCAATGCACCGAGACACCACTAAGCTGCTAAGGAAGTGTGATGCTTGCCAAATTCATGCACCAGTCccaaaaagtcccaaacatgatCTGGTCCCaataacctcagcatggccattTTATAAATGGGGGATGGACATTGTCGGCCAATTCCCCCCAAGCAAAGCTGGAGTAAAATTTTTGTTCGTAGCCatagattatttcaccaagtggccTGAGGTTAAACCGCTTGCAAAAATCACGGGCAAGCAAATCATCGACTTTGTTTGGGAAAACATTATTTGCTATTATGGATTGCCGGGAGTTCTTGTCACCgacaatggaaagcaatttgctGAGAAGCCTTTCAGCGTTTGGTGCAAAGAATACAAGATCAATCAGGTTTTCAGCTCAGTAGCATACCCGCAATCAAATGGTCAAGTTGAGAGAACGAATCGAAGCATATTGGAAGGTATCAAAACCAGATTGGGAAGATATGAAAGCAACTGGCTTGAAGAACTGCCAAGTGTTCTATGGGCCATAAGAACAACtgaaaaaacaagccacaaaaGAACACCCTATAGCTTGGTATTTGGGTCTGAAGCCGTAATTCCAGCTGAAATAGCAGTTGTAAcacaacgaattgtcaacatggatcccaaattgaaccaaaaagagaccatgttgaacttacaactcctagaggaagcacgAGACCAAGCTGCAATTCAAGAGGCCAAGTACAAGCAAcgaatggaagcctactacaacaagagaGTTAAAAATGAACGTTTCAAGCCAGGAGACCTGGTActcagaaacaatgaagctagcaaaaaagaaaatcaaagaaagcttggcccaaaatgggaaggcccgtataccatccttgaagcacataagggtggatcttacaagctagcagactcagagggtaaaaggcttccaaggcactgGAATGGAAAAACCTTGAAAAGGTTTCATGTCTAAATGGGAAAGGTTGGTTTGTGTTTCACAAGTTGTATTTCAAGAGCTACACCATGAAAATCTTTTGTAAAAACAATgtctcttgaatgaatgaagttgttttaaCAAATTCGTCTTTATATCCTAAGaacaggttgagaacctagcaaaaaactccatggcaatggccatgtaaggggatgagctcccaggccacatcgctcaataggttcaagggttgaatggacctatataaggggtgagttcctaaatcaatacaactccatgagactgaTTATCAAAAGCAAAAtggtctcatagacaggtttgaacagcctacaccaaatgttccttaagccttagaaaaaCAACCAACAAAAAGGCTTACGAAATCAAATGAAAACAGGAAATTGATGAATaggataggtgctatgtcttcttgttaaaaataccaaggctaagtgactgcagcactgaaccctttaaggtataaaaaacataaagacaacgcAAACTTGACAAAGACAAAGCTAAAAGAAAAGCAGAAATAACTTAAGGAACAATGCAACAACTTGAACAAAGTTATAAAAACTTAAAGATACAAACCAAGCAAAGTCACAAACCCaagaagccttgaaggcttcaagCTACATACATGGCAACTCAAAACCTTAAAGGCTTCAACCTACATACGGGATTGCCAAAGAGCTTAAAGGCTTAAAGCCAACCAAGATGCCTTAACAAAATAAGCACAAGTATAAAAAGACAACACAAAACAAATAGTTGAACATAGTAACATAGCAAAGAAAGCCTTGAAAGACTTTCAACCATCCAAACACAATAAAACAAGTCCTAGTGACTTGTAAGTTCAGCAATTGTTCAAATGGCCATACAGGCCTAAAACACAACCACATAACaagaaccttaagggttcctgccaaacctaatattgtttaaaGTTAATATATTACAAACCACGGATTGTTTAAAAAAACGCTAAGAAAGCTATGAATATCATGCATCAGTATAAGGCTTAGAAGCACCAGAACTGTTACCTTTGGCTTTCTTAGTCTTCTTGATCTTCTTAGCCTTCGAccccacaccaccaacaactgaaCCCTCTAAGCTGGCATCCTTAGGAGCATCAAGTTCTCTAGAAAAGGTATCTTCTCTATCTCCTGAGTAGGAACGTTTCTTGAAAGAGAGTTAAGAACTTCGACACATACCTTCTCATTAAGACCATCTGGCTTCAATTCCTTCAAAACAGAGAGGGGCTTACCATAGCAAGAAGCAACCTGGCTCACATACGGGTATGTTAACCTCTCCATTTGCTCAACGGAACCCTTGAAGATATCGGAAGCCTCGGGACGGTACAAAGGAGATTTTTCCAGAGGATGGCCAGACTCATGAAGCTTATAACCTGCAATGAGACCTTAATGTTTACCCAGATTGAGCAGCTTAGTGTAAACCTCACCAAGAGCAGAATTGAACTCTCTAGAGTGAAGAAGATAGGTCACAACTTGATGAAAACCCTGCTCAATAAGCCACTGGTTATCCCTAGTGGCCTGGGCAACCAAAGCCTTCAAGCCATCTTTTTCCTCATCAAAGGCCTTTTGTTGAACAACTACGGCCTCCCTGTCAGATTTTAGCTTCAATCGATCGGCTTCAAAACTCTTTTTGAGATCACTCATTTCAATTTCATGTCTTCTTGTCAGCTCACCCTCCTTCTTGAACCAAGCCAGCTCTTTTTCAGAAAAACTATCAATCTCCTTCTTCATAGTGGCAATCAAAGCTTTcatcttttccttcttcttggagGCTTCCTCATATTCCTGCATGCCTTTGGCAAAACGAGTAACACCTTCAGCCAACAGGGCTGAAAGGTTGCAGGAACTCAGCATCATCCTAGAAATAAGATGATCAGCCTCCATCTCAGATATAGCGCTTCGAACACCGGGAGGAGCGAAATGAGCAGGGCTTCAGCACAAACAGCCGGGTCTTTAAAACTATCACCAACTTTAACTCCCCACTTAGGCACATAAACATCCTGACCCTCTGAACCTTCAAAGCTCTCAACGCTTTTGACTGACGAACCTTGAATAGCAGGAGTACTACCTTTCTTAATTAACTTCTTCTTTTTGCTTGAAACAATTAACTCCTTCTCCTTACCCTTGCTGACATCCATAGCTTGATCTGCTGATGCTTCAATATCATCACTAACATCGATAGGCTCCGAACCAGAGGGCTGATCAACACCTTTCAGATGGCGTTATGAATGACGAGTGGAACCCTTGGAAGCAATAGCCTTGATAAAACCTCTGACATTGGGGACATTTACATACCCATAACCCTCGAACCTATAATCAGAACCCCTCACAACCGCATCCTCAGCAGGGGTAGCAGCAACATCATCATAGCCAATGTCGGAGGTATCATCACTTTTGATAAAGTCAAGTGCAGACATAACTGCAAAACAAACATAACAACACACAAGCAAACAAAGAAATAGGAACAAAAGAACATGAGAAGAATAAATGCATACCCTTCCCATCTCTAATGAGCACCGGATCCCGATTGGCCTTTTCCCACACTATACTAAGACCCAATAACACCAACAAATGCTCAGGGATGGGACGAAGCCTTGAAGGGCACTCCCTAAGAGTTTCTAAAAAACGGGTATTTATATGAGAAGCAGAAGGCTCAGGTTCGTTCAAAATGGCATCCGGGTGTCTCCAAACAAGTTTAAAGGGAACAATCTCTTCTGACACCCAGAAAAACCGATCCTTTCAAACCCAAGTGTAGAAACCATGGACGAAATCAAACAGGTATCAACTTGAGTGGTCTCGAAGGTAAACCAATCACCATTCTTAGCAAGCCGGAAGAAACGGCGGAATGATAACAGAGATGGGTCATACCCGGAGGCCCGACACAAAATTTCAAAATGAAAAACCCTAGCCATGCCAAGGGGGTGAATCAGACCAAAATACACTCGATAATATTCCAGAATATTCAAAACGAAGTTTGAAAACGGGTGACGAAAATTGGAAAACTCAAAATGCCGACAATATAAAGCAATCGAACCAGGAGAACATTCATTGATAGATTTATCACAAGTCGGTGCAACCGGTTTAAATTTCGTCCCTATCCCCCACTCCATACAAAACAAATCGACTTCCTCCTGAGTCATTCGAAAAAATGACTTTCCCAAATCCTTACGAGCACCCATGATATGAGAAATTAAACAGAGGAAACTAACCTGTTTTCGAAAAGAGGAAAATTTGAGAAAAAGAAAGCGAATGACGTTTCTTCTGTTTAAGTATATGTAAATTAATGAGATAAGAATTAATATGATTAGGCGATAGAATTAAAAACTGCCGCTTGACAAACTGCCATAAGTCATGTCAACTGTCTTGttaaattcaaaattcaaaattcaaaaaacccCAAAACCGCTTCCAACCCTTCAAGCTTCGAACCCTTGAAACCTTTAAGCagtaaaatacatgtataaaagtcagaagtctttgagctcatcccataaaaacctctgacttggggggctgatgacgggggtagcccaagaccaaataaaatgacaTTAATACATGAATGCTTAAAAGGTAAAAAGattcaaagcttcaaaacctggGGAGCTGAGATAAAGCAACTCGGGAACAGTAAGAAGTCACATCTCTGGGTTGCTTCACCAACTCACCAGCCGCAAAAGTAACGCAGGTCCACAGAGCACACTCTTTTATCCgcgggtcaaaaggcttcaacccccgaaagggtaagtccCCCACTGCAAGCATGGTCACTAGTTAAATGCATTCCTCTTTGAGAGATGTCTTCTCCTATAAATTAGACACTTCATTTACTAAAGGGGACATTCCGAATACCAGCCCTGATTCCTGAAATCTCTGGTCATTCACTTCGAGTACTTGCTTCATGCAAGTCACTAACTCTCACATCAAACACACACATTCCTTTTGCTTACTCATCCGAATCTGAACACACTTCAGAGGAGGATCTTCAGCAAACAACAAGAATAatctagtgaacctctctccacatcttgcaaacgtggggggaccccacgacctgcgttaggcaaagttgaacccttcaacccttttgcctaa contains the following coding sequences:
- the LOC110944716 gene encoding uncharacterized protein LOC110944716 — encoded protein: MVRKPDNSWRMCIDFKDLNKACPKDCYPLPEIDLKVDSLSGYPFKCFLDAYKGYHQILMKEEDEEKTAFHTDKGIFCYQKMPFGLKNAGATCQRLVDKAFETQIGRNMEGKFLGHIVGKQSIKANPNKVRAVLEAKPLKTKKKVESLNGKLVALKLFTSKLAERSLPFFKTLKGCTDKKDFKWTEEAEEAFNQMKQHLTSLPDMAAPETGELISVYLSVPEEAISAVLTIERDKIQTTNNEAEYEALIAGLRLAKEMKVQKLEVFTDSLLVLVEVLKASSIDELEVQDVIAEEDPNWMTPIKKFLKNGELPNDQTEAERFKIKARQYVLQGETLYKKGYLVPLLRCVGPEQSQYLVKEVHEGICGAHFGARSVVAKLMNLGYFWPSMHRDTTKLLRKCDACQIHAPVPKSPKHDLVPITSAWPFYKWGMDIVGQFPPSKAGVKFLFVAIDYFTKWPEVKPLAKITGKQIIDFVWENIICYYGLPGVLVTDNGKQFAEKPFSVWCKEYKINQVFSSVAYPQSNGQVERTNRSILEG